gttcagtcctggtttaggcccactcttagtcctggttcagtcctggttcagtcctggttcagtcctggtttagtcctggttcagtcctggtttagtcctggtttagtcctggttcagtcctggttcagtcctggtttagacctggtttagtcctggtttaggcctggtttagtcctggtttagtcctggttcagtcctggttcagtcctggttcagtcctggtttaggcccactcttagtcctggtctagtcctggtttagtcctagtttagtcctggtttaggcccactcttagtcctggtttagtcctggtttagtcctggtttagtcctggtttagtcctggttcagtcctggttcagtcctggtttagtcctggtttagtcctggtttaggcccactcttagtcctggtttagtcctggtttagtcctggttcagtcctggtttagtcctggtttagtcctggtttaggcccactcttagtcctggtttagtcctggtttagtcctggtttagtcctggtttagtcctggttcagtcctggttcagtcctggtttagtcctggtttagtcctggtttagtcctggtttagtcctggttcagtcctggtttagtcctggtttagtcctggtttagtcctggttcagtcctggtttagtcctggtttagtcctggtttagtcctggttcagtcctggtttagtcctggttcagtcctggtttagtcctggttcagtcctggttcagtcctggtttagtcctggttcagtcctggttcagtcctggtttagtcctggttcagtcctggttcagtcctggtttagtcctggtttagtcctggtttagtcctggtttagtcctggtttaggcccacTCTTAGTCCTGGGTTGGGTCCTTCTTTCGTCCCTGTTCATAGTTCGTCTACATTGCTTTTGCTTTTCCCTCGAAAAACATTTCTTGTCGATTTGGTTGGATGCAAACAAAGTCACGTGACAGTGAAAGCTTGATTGTGATTGGAcgaagagacggagagaaacaGGAAGCAGCGTGGAGCAGAAAGTGCAGAGTTCAAATgaaggcttaaagctcaaaatggccgccgcgtCATGAcaatcaaaatggccgccgcgtTGGTGATGATGGACAGGTGATAAACAGAATCTGGATTTGAGTAGTTCTGACTTTCTTGACATTGaatatcacttttatttttgtgttgccatggtgacaaaACCcattttagtcatggtttaggcCAACTTTAAACTTTAGTCGTTAGAACTTAGTCTAAATCTAGTACTGGTTGAGTTCTGactcagtccaggtttagtcctggtttagtcctggttcagtcatggtttagtcctggtttagtcctggttcagttctggttcagtcctggttcagtcctggttcagtcctggttcagtcctggttcagtcctggtttaatcctggttcagtcctggtttagtcctggtttagtcctggtttagtccaggtttagtccaggttcagtcctggtttagtcctggtttagtcctggttcagtcctggtttagtcctggttcagtcctggttcagtcctggttcagtcctggtttagtcctggttcagttctgggttAATCCTTTCATTCTCACAGATATTTTTTGTtgcatttgtaaataaacaaaaggaaGCCAAGTTTCTTAAAACGGTTCTAGATCTACAAACtggtcaaaactactcaaatcagctgggatatttttatttcaagtcTTTTTCTCTCGTGTCGGCGGCGCCTGGGCTCCAGAGCACGGCGGCGTCTCGGCTCCAGAGCACGGCGACGTCTCGGCTCAGGGCGCGGCCACGTCTTTGCATAAAACGTTCTCCATCCAAACCTTTAGATCCatgtttacatttacaacaaGTGTCTCCTgtttatgacatcatcagaagAGGCCTGGTCTGCTCAGATCCAGAaacaagatggaggagaggagcagagccagaggagcagagccagaggagaggagcagagccagaggagcagaggagcagagccagaggagcagaggagcagagccagaggagaggaggagcagagccagaggagcagagacagaggagcagaggagcagagacagaggagcagaggagcagagccagaggagcagaggagcagaggagcagagacagaggagcagaggagcagaggagcagagccagaggagcagaggagcagagacagaggagcagaggagcagaggagcagagccagaggagcagaggagcagaggagcagagccagaggagcagagccagaggagcagaggagcagagccagaggagcagagccagaggagcagagccagaggagcagaggagcagagccagaggaggagagccagaggaggagagccagaggaggagagccagaggaggagagccagaggagcagagacagaggagcagagacagaggagcagaggagcagagacagaggagcagaggagcagagccagaggagcagagccaggggagtagagccagaggagcagagccagaggagcagagccagaggagcagaggagcagagccagaggagcagagccagaggagcagaggagcagaggagcagagccagaggaggagagccagaggaggagagccagaggaggagagccagaggaggagagccagaggagcagagccaaaggagcagaggagcagagccagaggagcagacagaggagcagaggagcagagacagaggagcagacagaggagcagaggagcagacaggtgcagagaggagtaaccagaggagcagaaggaggagatTGGCTGAATGAGGTTTGTGGGCAGGTCTTGGTCCATCATTGGCtgtaatgttataatttgttgaTTCCCTTTTGTGATTGGCTGTTTTGCTGATTTGGGGGCGTGTCCggctgctgtgattggctgtttatgGACCACATCTCGTTCCTCGCCTTCTCCTCGAGGGGTGTGCCTCCttgtgctcctcctcttctccttttggTCAGGATGATGGATGTTATGATAATTCATCTGCTCGTGGCCTCCTCCCTGTGGTCAGATGTGTGGTTGGTCAGTCTGTAGGTGGCTATGACCTCTCCCTGGCTCCTCCCTGGCTCCTCCCTGGCTCCTCCCTGGCTCCTCCCTGGCTCCTCACACTTGTGGTCAGATGTCTTGTAGATGTTCTTCAGATGGCTATGACCTCTCCGGCTCtccctggctcctctggctcctttCGCTGTTGACGCTCCTGATGCTCTTGCCGTCCTCCCTGTGGGCGATGGCCCTCATGCTGCGCCCGCTGTTCAGAGTCGGGCTGCGAGATGATTTGAGAAGTTTCTCCTCGAGTTCGTGGAGAGACGGCTCCTTGTACATGCACACTGCAGAAGACACAAGACTCAGGATCAACGGACGCACACTGAGCTCCAACATTAATGTgacctccctgtgtgtcagatgccctccccgtgtgtcagatgccctccccgtgtgtcagatgccctccccgtgtgtcagatgccctccctgtgtgtcagatgccctccccgtgtgtgtcagatgccctccctgtgtgtcagatgccctccctgtgtgtgttcttgaagctcattaatatgcaaatttatgtttttaattttgtttgcaAATGCCACGTAACTCAACTCTAAAGTCTGAAATTAAACATCAGAATAATGTGACCCTAAAATCATCTTTTTGTCTGTTCTCTTAAagtctgatgattataaatgtgatgattataaatgtgatgattattgatctgatgattataaaccTGATGTCATGTCCACTCTGTTTCTCTTCTGTGACTCTGACTTTGATCATGATTTTGTGCTTCTGGAGTTTTCTCATCCTGAAGTgagtgtacttttacttaacactagccccgcctcttctccctgtgtttaacactagccccgcctcttctccctgtgtttaacactagccccgcctcttctccctggtatttcatactagccccgcctcttctccctggtatttcacactagccccgcctcctctccctggtatttcacactagccccgcctcttctccctggtatttaactctAGTGTTCTGTTGTGACGTGACGTTTGGCTGCAAGTTTAATTTTAGTAAAGTTCTTGTGATTTTGGGCTGAAATATGGAGGATGTGAGTCTGGAGCAAACGTGTCCTGCCCAAgggcacaaacacagaggggagTGAAGACTGGACGTTGTTCCTAAACGTTCTCGTACCTTGGATGGGTCGGGGGACGAAGTGCGAGCAGGCTTTGGTTTTCTTCACGCGGTTTCCTTTCATGATGATTCCTTCTTTGTTCAGGCCGAGAAACCAGGCGCGGCCCGACTCGTGCTGCCGGTACAACGTCGACGAGTAGATGACGTAATAGTTCTCAAAGACCGACTCCTTAAACTTACACTCCGGGGTGAACACGTCCtgcagggggagacagagagccagagacgaccaatcagaatgcggtgctagcaggttagctaagtcaagacatgaacattgaaaacagacaaatcaggcgctttgtTTCTCCGAGGTCAGTCCTGCCAGTGTTAGCAGCTAGCTCTGTGGGTGCTAATATGGAACAGTGGTCtggattagccgctataactgctagcatcagTGAGCTTCATGTGGAGATGAGCACGTCCTGATACGGACCTGAAAAAACGAGTGGAAAAGTGATCTGCCCATATTTGGATCAGGAAGTGACACGAGCTTCTGtttcacatatttttgtcaAAGTGTCACAAGATCTGATTTATTTAGAGACGGATCAGAGCACAGCATCTGCCCACAAACCAGAAGGTCAACGGTTAGACTCAGCATCCACCAGTgccaaaaccaaaccaggactgaaccgggactgaaccaggactgaaccaggactgaaccgggactgaaccaggactaaaccagaactaaaccagggcaaaccaggactaaaccaggactaaaccaggactaaacaaggactaaacagggactaaaccgggactgaaccgggactgaaccgggactgaaccaggactaaaccaggggtgaaCCAGGGGTGAACCAGgggtgaaccaggactaaaccagaactaaaccagggcaaaccaggactaaaccaggactaaaccaggactaaaccaggactaaaccaggactaaaccaggactaaaccaggactaaaccaggactaaaccaggggtgaaCCAGgggtgaaccaggactaaaccagaactaaaccagggcaaaccaggactaaaccaggactaaaccaggactaaacaaggactaaacagggactaaaccgggactgaaccgggactgaaccgggactgaaccaggactaaaccaggggtgaaCCAGGGGTGAACCAGgggtgaaccaggactaaaccagaactaaaccagggcaaaccaggactaaaccaggactaaaccaggactaaaccaggactaaaccaggactaaaccaggactaaaccaggggtgaaCCAGGGGTGAACCAGgggtgaaccaggactaaaccagaactaaaccaggactaaaccaggactaaacaaggactaaacagggactaaaccgggactgaaccgggactgaaccgggactgaaccgggactaaactgggactgaaccgggactgaaccgggactgaaccaggactagaccaggactgaaccagaactaaaccgggactaaaccagggtctttCTCGAGTTCTGTTGTGACCTGAGGCGTTTGGCTGCAGGTTTAATTTGGGTAAAGTTCTTGTGATTTTGGGCTGAAATATGGAGAGAGAATCAGGAGGATGTGAGTCTGGAACAAGAGCTGACGTTTGATCACTTATATTTTAGACAAACGTCACAAACACAGGGAAgaagtgtcctgcccaagggCACAAACACAGTGATCCCTCGTCTGACCGGGGCATCTGTGGTCAAACAGTTTGATGCTCACAAGGTCAAGACGAgtgtttgacttttgtttttggcgctctgagtctcctctccatttgctctctgtgctaaacccctcccccttcagagcactattacATCACAATgagctgcatcgcactaatgaaactcctgcacatcacaccaggtttgtcacgtcatagtgcacagtttgtgtcatgtttttataggccgagcatgggtgatgtaggtttgtgggcggagcctcgtacatgggtgatgtatggttgtgggcggagtcttgCGCAGGCTCATACTGCTAagcataag
This Periophthalmus magnuspinnatus isolate fPerMag1 chromosome 13, fPerMag1.2.pri, whole genome shotgun sequence DNA region includes the following protein-coding sequences:
- the LOC117379948 gene encoding fibroblast growth factor 12-like isoform X5 codes for the protein MESKEKTPSGEQLKGIVTRLFSEQGFYLQMLSDGTISGCKDENSDYTLFNLIPVGLRVVAIQGVKVGLYVAMNAEGFLYTSDVFTPECKFKESVFENYYVIYSSTLYRQHESGRAWFLGLNKEGIIMKGNRVKKTKACSHFVPRPIQVCMYKEPSLHELEEKLLKSSRSPTLNSGRSMRAIAHREDGKSIRSVNSERSQRSQGEPERS